One Acanthopagrus latus isolate v.2019 chromosome 12, fAcaLat1.1, whole genome shotgun sequence genomic region harbors:
- the git2b gene encoding ARF GTPase-activating protein GIT2b isoform X2: MSKRVRSREVCADCSAPEPRWASVNRGVLICDECCSIHRGLGRHSSQVRHLTHSSWPSSQLQMVQTLYGNGANSIWEHSLLDPSSSVSGKRKANPQDRVHPNKTEFIKAKYQMLAYVHRMPCREDDSVTAKDLSKQLHSSVRTGNLETCLRLLSLGAQANFFHPEKGNTPLHIAAKAGQMLQAELLAVYGADPGALDSSGKTPIDYARQAGHQELAERLVEIQYELTDRLTFYLCGRRPGHRNGQHFIIPQMADRNNLDLSEFAKAAKKKLQSLSNHQFEELAMDVYDEVDRRETDAVWLATQNHSTLVTDTTVVPFLPVNPEYSSTRNQGRQKLARFSAHEFATLVIDILTDAKRRQWGNSCESPKDNVELILQGIDSRHNSESQDNDQPDYDSVASDEDPVQEASCGDSCNDRRTKSSESSDLSDGPITVQEFMEVKSALTASEAKIQQLLKVNCHLSEELRMMQSKLNSLQTENTTLRWQTPGGQQHLQGPLGRHQPRGGRAMSMYETGSSPRQYPHRVESARQEDGVVLQPFPTNIGRGPLGTAASSLPTFPSSLSWSWDERSRRGCSLEGQGIMLENDYDTTPNHSELEETGSPVPASDAVEPGEEGEEDATLPCTEDVICKTEQITKNIQELLRAAQETKHDSFLPCSEKICMAVTEMAALFPKRPSSETVRGSLCLLTSSASRLHGECQKAAEHNPCPSDIQLVTQQVIQCAYDIAKAAKQLVTVTTKENNN; this comes from the exons ATGTCAAAGCGAGTGCGAAGCAGGGAGGTCTGCGCTGATTGCAGTGCTCCGG AGCCACGCTGGGCCTCTGTGAACAGGGGTGTGTTGATCTGCGATGAGTGCTGCAGCATCCATCGAGGTTTGGGGCGACACAGCTCCCAAGTCCGACATCTGACTCATTCTTCGTGGCCATCCTCCCAGTTACAG ATGGTTCAGACACTGTATGGCAATGGAGCCAACTCCATTTGGGAGCACAGCCTCCTGGACCCTTCCTCCTCAGTGAGTGGGAAGCGCAAAGCCAACCCCCAGGACAGAGTTCA CCCCAACAAGACAGAATTCATCAAGGCCAAATATCAGATGCTGGCGTATGTCCATCGCATGCCATGTCGGGAGGATGACAGTGTAACAGCAAAAGACCTCAGCAAG CAACTCCATTCCAGTGTTCGGACCGGAAACCTGGAGACCTGCCTAAGACTCTTATCTCTGGGAGCGCAGGCCAACTTCTTCCATCCA GAGAAAGGAAACACACCACTACACATAGCAGCGAAAGCAGGACAGATGTTACAAGCAGAGCTGTTGGCAGTTTATGGAGCTGATCCTGGGGCTCTGGACTCGAGTGGAAAGACCCCCATTGATTATGCAAG ACAAGCGGGGCATCAGGAGCTGGCAGAGAGGCTAGTGGAGATACAGTATGAACTCACTGACCGGTTAACATTTTACCTTTGCGGTAGGAGACCAG GTCACAGAAACGGGCAACACTTCATCATCCCGCAGATGGCAGACAG AAATAA TCTGGATTTGTCAGAGTTTGCGAAAGCGGCAAAGAAGAAGCTCCAGTcg CTAAGTAACCATCAGTTTGAAGAACTTGCCATGGATGTTTATGATGAAGTTGACAGAAGAGAAACGGATGCAG TGTGGTTGGCCACTCAGAACCACAGCACACTTGTAACAGACACCACGGTTGTGCCTTTTCTGCCGGTCAATCCAGAGTACTCATCTACCAGAAACCAG GGTCGGCAAAAACTGGCAAGGTTTAGTGCTCACGAATTTGCCACCTTGGTTATTGATATTCTAACTGATGCTAAACGACGGCAGTGGGGTAACTCCTGCGAAAGTCCCAAAG ACAACGTGGAGCTCATCCTTCAGGGAATAGACAGTCGCCATAACAGTGAGAGCCAGGACAATGACCAGCCAGATTACGACAGTGTGGCATCAGATGAAGATCCAGTGCAGGAGGCCAGCTGCGGGGATAGCTGCAATGATCGAAGGACCAAG AGCTCTGAATCATCCGACCTCTCTGATGGACCAATCACAGTGCAGGAATTCATGGAGGTGAAGAGCGCCTTAACTGCATCAGAAGCCAAAATACAACAACTCCTTAAAGTCAACTGCCACCTCAGTGAAGAGCTGCGAATGATGCAAAGCAAG CTGAACTCCCtgcagactgaaaacacaacactgcgATGGCAGACCCCTGGTGGGCAGCAACACCTCCAGGGGCCCTTAGGTCGACACCAACCCCGCGGAGGTCGCGCCATGTCCATGTACGAGACAGGCTCAAGTCCCAGGCAGTACCCCCACAGAGTTGAATCGGCACGGCAAGAGGATGGGGTCGTTTTACAGCCCTTCCCAACCAAT ATTGGGAGGGGTCCTTTGGGAACGGCTGCTTCCTCCCTCCCTACCTTCCCCTCTTCCCTGTCCTGGTCGTGGGATGAGAGATCTCGAAGG GGCTGTAGTCTGGAAGGACAGGGTATCATGCTGGAGAATGATTATGACACCACGCCCAACCACTCTGAACTGGAGGAGACTGG CAGTCCTGTTCCAGCTTCGGATGCAGTGGAgccgggggaggagggggaggaagatgCCACCCTGCCATGCACAGAAGACGTCATCTGTAAGACAGAGCAGATCACCAAAAACATACAGGAGCTTCTGAGAGCTGCCCAGGAGACAAAACATGACAG CTTCCTGCCTTGTTCAGAAAAGATCTGCATGGCTGTGACAGAGATGGCTGCCCTGTTTCCCAAG AGGCCGTCCTCGGAGACCGTGCGGGGGTCTCTGTGTCTGCTCACTTCGAGCGCCAGCCGGCTCCACGGAGAGTGCCAGAAGGCAGCAGAACACAACCCCTGCCCATCGGACATCCAGCTGGTCACTCAGCAGGTCATCCAGTGCGCCTATGACATTGCCAAAGCTGCCAAGCAACTTGTCACTGTgacaaccaaagaaaacaacaactaa
- the git2b gene encoding ARF GTPase-activating protein GIT2b isoform X4, protein MSKRVRSREVCADCSAPEPRWASVNRGVLICDECCSIHRGLGRHSSQVRHLTHSSWPSSQLQMVQTLYGNGANSIWEHSLLDPSSSVSGKRKANPQDRVHPNKTEFIKAKYQMLAYVHRMPCREDDSVTAKDLSKQLHSSVRTGNLETCLRLLSLGAQANFFHPEKGNTPLHIAAKAGQMLQAELLAVYGADPGALDSSGKTPIDYARQAGHQELAERLVEIQYELTDRLTFYLCGRRPGHRNGQHFIIPQMADSSLDLSEFAKAAKKKLQSLSNHQFEELAMDVYDEVDRRETDAVWLATQNHSTLVTDTTVVPFLPVNPEYSSTRNQGRQKLARFSAHEFATLVIDILTDAKRRQWGNSCESPKDNVELILQGIDSRHNSESQDNDQPDYDSVASDEDPVQEASCGDSCNDRRTKSSESSDLSDGPITVQEFMEVKSALTASEAKIQQLLKVNCHLSEELRMMQSKLNSLQTENTTLRWQTPGGQQHLQGPLGRHQPRGGRAMSMYETGSSPRQYPHRVESARQEDGVVLQPFPTNIGRGPLGTAASSLPTFPSSLSWSWDERSRRGCSLEGQGIMLENDYDTTPNHSELEETGSPVPASDAVEPGEEGEEDATLPCTEDVICKTEQITKNIQELLRAAQETKHDSFLPCSEKICMAVTEMAALFPKRPSSETVRGSLCLLTSSASRLHGECQKAAEHNPCPSDIQLVTQQVIQCAYDIAKAAKQLVTVTTKENNN, encoded by the exons ATGTCAAAGCGAGTGCGAAGCAGGGAGGTCTGCGCTGATTGCAGTGCTCCGG AGCCACGCTGGGCCTCTGTGAACAGGGGTGTGTTGATCTGCGATGAGTGCTGCAGCATCCATCGAGGTTTGGGGCGACACAGCTCCCAAGTCCGACATCTGACTCATTCTTCGTGGCCATCCTCCCAGTTACAG ATGGTTCAGACACTGTATGGCAATGGAGCCAACTCCATTTGGGAGCACAGCCTCCTGGACCCTTCCTCCTCAGTGAGTGGGAAGCGCAAAGCCAACCCCCAGGACAGAGTTCA CCCCAACAAGACAGAATTCATCAAGGCCAAATATCAGATGCTGGCGTATGTCCATCGCATGCCATGTCGGGAGGATGACAGTGTAACAGCAAAAGACCTCAGCAAG CAACTCCATTCCAGTGTTCGGACCGGAAACCTGGAGACCTGCCTAAGACTCTTATCTCTGGGAGCGCAGGCCAACTTCTTCCATCCA GAGAAAGGAAACACACCACTACACATAGCAGCGAAAGCAGGACAGATGTTACAAGCAGAGCTGTTGGCAGTTTATGGAGCTGATCCTGGGGCTCTGGACTCGAGTGGAAAGACCCCCATTGATTATGCAAG ACAAGCGGGGCATCAGGAGCTGGCAGAGAGGCTAGTGGAGATACAGTATGAACTCACTGACCGGTTAACATTTTACCTTTGCGGTAGGAGACCAG GTCACAGAAACGGGCAACACTTCATCATCCCGCAGATGGCAGACAG CAGTCTGGATTTGTCAGAGTTTGCGAAAGCGGCAAAGAAGAAGCTCCAGTcg CTAAGTAACCATCAGTTTGAAGAACTTGCCATGGATGTTTATGATGAAGTTGACAGAAGAGAAACGGATGCAG TGTGGTTGGCCACTCAGAACCACAGCACACTTGTAACAGACACCACGGTTGTGCCTTTTCTGCCGGTCAATCCAGAGTACTCATCTACCAGAAACCAG GGTCGGCAAAAACTGGCAAGGTTTAGTGCTCACGAATTTGCCACCTTGGTTATTGATATTCTAACTGATGCTAAACGACGGCAGTGGGGTAACTCCTGCGAAAGTCCCAAAG ACAACGTGGAGCTCATCCTTCAGGGAATAGACAGTCGCCATAACAGTGAGAGCCAGGACAATGACCAGCCAGATTACGACAGTGTGGCATCAGATGAAGATCCAGTGCAGGAGGCCAGCTGCGGGGATAGCTGCAATGATCGAAGGACCAAG AGCTCTGAATCATCCGACCTCTCTGATGGACCAATCACAGTGCAGGAATTCATGGAGGTGAAGAGCGCCTTAACTGCATCAGAAGCCAAAATACAACAACTCCTTAAAGTCAACTGCCACCTCAGTGAAGAGCTGCGAATGATGCAAAGCAAG CTGAACTCCCtgcagactgaaaacacaacactgcgATGGCAGACCCCTGGTGGGCAGCAACACCTCCAGGGGCCCTTAGGTCGACACCAACCCCGCGGAGGTCGCGCCATGTCCATGTACGAGACAGGCTCAAGTCCCAGGCAGTACCCCCACAGAGTTGAATCGGCACGGCAAGAGGATGGGGTCGTTTTACAGCCCTTCCCAACCAAT ATTGGGAGGGGTCCTTTGGGAACGGCTGCTTCCTCCCTCCCTACCTTCCCCTCTTCCCTGTCCTGGTCGTGGGATGAGAGATCTCGAAGG GGCTGTAGTCTGGAAGGACAGGGTATCATGCTGGAGAATGATTATGACACCACGCCCAACCACTCTGAACTGGAGGAGACTGG CAGTCCTGTTCCAGCTTCGGATGCAGTGGAgccgggggaggagggggaggaagatgCCACCCTGCCATGCACAGAAGACGTCATCTGTAAGACAGAGCAGATCACCAAAAACATACAGGAGCTTCTGAGAGCTGCCCAGGAGACAAAACATGACAG CTTCCTGCCTTGTTCAGAAAAGATCTGCATGGCTGTGACAGAGATGGCTGCCCTGTTTCCCAAG AGGCCGTCCTCGGAGACCGTGCGGGGGTCTCTGTGTCTGCTCACTTCGAGCGCCAGCCGGCTCCACGGAGAGTGCCAGAAGGCAGCAGAACACAACCCCTGCCCATCGGACATCCAGCTGGTCACTCAGCAGGTCATCCAGTGCGCCTATGACATTGCCAAAGCTGCCAAGCAACTTGTCACTGTgacaaccaaagaaaacaacaactaa
- the git2b gene encoding ARF GTPase-activating protein GIT2b isoform X8, whose protein sequence is MSKRVRSREVCADCSAPEPRWASVNRGVLICDECCSIHRGLGRHSSQVRHLTHSSWPSSQLQMVQTLYGNGANSIWEHSLLDPSSSVSGKRKANPQDRVHPNKTEFIKAKYQMLAYVHRMPCREDDSVTAKDLSKQLHSSVRTGNLETCLRLLSLGAQANFFHPEKGNTPLHIAAKAGQMLQAELLAVYGADPGALDSSGKTPIDYARQAGHQELAERLVEIQYELTDRLTFYLCGRRPGHRNGQHFIIPQMADSSLDLSEFAKAAKKKLQSLSNHQFEELAMDVYDEVDRRETDAVWLATQNHSTLVTDTTVVPFLPVNPEYSSTRNQGRQKLARFSAHEFATLVIDILTDAKRRQWGNSCESPKDNVELILQGIDSRHNSESQDNDQPDYDSVASDEDPVQEASCGDSCNDRRTKSSESSDLSDGPITVQEFMEVKSALTASEAKIQQLLKVNCHLSEELRMMQSKLNSLQTENTTLRWQTPGGQQHLQGPLGRHQPRGGRAMSMYETGSSPRQYPHRVESARQEDGVVLQPFPTNGCSLEGQGIMLENDYDTTPNHSELEETGSPVPASDAVEPGEEGEEDATLPCTEDVICKTEQITKNIQELLRAAQETKHDSFLPCSEKICMAVTEMAALFPKRPSSETVRGSLCLLTSSASRLHGECQKAAEHNPCPSDIQLVTQQVIQCAYDIAKAAKQLVTVTTKENNN, encoded by the exons ATGTCAAAGCGAGTGCGAAGCAGGGAGGTCTGCGCTGATTGCAGTGCTCCGG AGCCACGCTGGGCCTCTGTGAACAGGGGTGTGTTGATCTGCGATGAGTGCTGCAGCATCCATCGAGGTTTGGGGCGACACAGCTCCCAAGTCCGACATCTGACTCATTCTTCGTGGCCATCCTCCCAGTTACAG ATGGTTCAGACACTGTATGGCAATGGAGCCAACTCCATTTGGGAGCACAGCCTCCTGGACCCTTCCTCCTCAGTGAGTGGGAAGCGCAAAGCCAACCCCCAGGACAGAGTTCA CCCCAACAAGACAGAATTCATCAAGGCCAAATATCAGATGCTGGCGTATGTCCATCGCATGCCATGTCGGGAGGATGACAGTGTAACAGCAAAAGACCTCAGCAAG CAACTCCATTCCAGTGTTCGGACCGGAAACCTGGAGACCTGCCTAAGACTCTTATCTCTGGGAGCGCAGGCCAACTTCTTCCATCCA GAGAAAGGAAACACACCACTACACATAGCAGCGAAAGCAGGACAGATGTTACAAGCAGAGCTGTTGGCAGTTTATGGAGCTGATCCTGGGGCTCTGGACTCGAGTGGAAAGACCCCCATTGATTATGCAAG ACAAGCGGGGCATCAGGAGCTGGCAGAGAGGCTAGTGGAGATACAGTATGAACTCACTGACCGGTTAACATTTTACCTTTGCGGTAGGAGACCAG GTCACAGAAACGGGCAACACTTCATCATCCCGCAGATGGCAGACAG CAGTCTGGATTTGTCAGAGTTTGCGAAAGCGGCAAAGAAGAAGCTCCAGTcg CTAAGTAACCATCAGTTTGAAGAACTTGCCATGGATGTTTATGATGAAGTTGACAGAAGAGAAACGGATGCAG TGTGGTTGGCCACTCAGAACCACAGCACACTTGTAACAGACACCACGGTTGTGCCTTTTCTGCCGGTCAATCCAGAGTACTCATCTACCAGAAACCAG GGTCGGCAAAAACTGGCAAGGTTTAGTGCTCACGAATTTGCCACCTTGGTTATTGATATTCTAACTGATGCTAAACGACGGCAGTGGGGTAACTCCTGCGAAAGTCCCAAAG ACAACGTGGAGCTCATCCTTCAGGGAATAGACAGTCGCCATAACAGTGAGAGCCAGGACAATGACCAGCCAGATTACGACAGTGTGGCATCAGATGAAGATCCAGTGCAGGAGGCCAGCTGCGGGGATAGCTGCAATGATCGAAGGACCAAG AGCTCTGAATCATCCGACCTCTCTGATGGACCAATCACAGTGCAGGAATTCATGGAGGTGAAGAGCGCCTTAACTGCATCAGAAGCCAAAATACAACAACTCCTTAAAGTCAACTGCCACCTCAGTGAAGAGCTGCGAATGATGCAAAGCAAG CTGAACTCCCtgcagactgaaaacacaacactgcgATGGCAGACCCCTGGTGGGCAGCAACACCTCCAGGGGCCCTTAGGTCGACACCAACCCCGCGGAGGTCGCGCCATGTCCATGTACGAGACAGGCTCAAGTCCCAGGCAGTACCCCCACAGAGTTGAATCGGCACGGCAAGAGGATGGGGTCGTTTTACAGCCCTTCCCAACCAAT GGCTGTAGTCTGGAAGGACAGGGTATCATGCTGGAGAATGATTATGACACCACGCCCAACCACTCTGAACTGGAGGAGACTGG CAGTCCTGTTCCAGCTTCGGATGCAGTGGAgccgggggaggagggggaggaagatgCCACCCTGCCATGCACAGAAGACGTCATCTGTAAGACAGAGCAGATCACCAAAAACATACAGGAGCTTCTGAGAGCTGCCCAGGAGACAAAACATGACAG CTTCCTGCCTTGTTCAGAAAAGATCTGCATGGCTGTGACAGAGATGGCTGCCCTGTTTCCCAAG AGGCCGTCCTCGGAGACCGTGCGGGGGTCTCTGTGTCTGCTCACTTCGAGCGCCAGCCGGCTCCACGGAGAGTGCCAGAAGGCAGCAGAACACAACCCCTGCCCATCGGACATCCAGCTGGTCACTCAGCAGGTCATCCAGTGCGCCTATGACATTGCCAAAGCTGCCAAGCAACTTGTCACTGTgacaaccaaagaaaacaacaactaa
- the git2b gene encoding ARF GTPase-activating protein GIT2b isoform X5, with protein MSKRVRSREVCADCSAPEPRWASVNRGVLICDECCSIHRGLGRHSSQVRHLTHSSWPSSQLQMVQTLYGNGANSIWEHSLLDPSSSVSGKRKANPQDRVHPNKTEFIKAKYQMLAYVHRMPCREDDSVTAKDLSKQLHSSVRTGNLETCLRLLSLGAQANFFHPEKGNTPLHIAAKAGQMLQAELLAVYGADPGALDSSGKTPIDYARQAGHQELAERLVEIQYELTDRLTFYLCGRRPGHRNGQHFIIPQMADSLDLSEFAKAAKKKLQSLSNHQFEELAMDVYDEVDRRETDAVWLATQNHSTLVTDTTVVPFLPVNPEYSSTRNQGRQKLARFSAHEFATLVIDILTDAKRRQWGNSCESPKDNVELILQGIDSRHNSESQDNDQPDYDSVASDEDPVQEASCGDSCNDRRTKSSESSDLSDGPITVQEFMEVKSALTASEAKIQQLLKVNCHLSEELRMMQSKLNSLQTENTTLRWQTPGGQQHLQGPLGRHQPRGGRAMSMYETGSSPRQYPHRVESARQEDGVVLQPFPTNIGRGPLGTAASSLPTFPSSLSWSWDERSRRGCSLEGQGIMLENDYDTTPNHSELEETGSPVPASDAVEPGEEGEEDATLPCTEDVICKTEQITKNIQELLRAAQETKHDSFLPCSEKICMAVTEMAALFPKRPSSETVRGSLCLLTSSASRLHGECQKAAEHNPCPSDIQLVTQQVIQCAYDIAKAAKQLVTVTTKENNN; from the exons ATGTCAAAGCGAGTGCGAAGCAGGGAGGTCTGCGCTGATTGCAGTGCTCCGG AGCCACGCTGGGCCTCTGTGAACAGGGGTGTGTTGATCTGCGATGAGTGCTGCAGCATCCATCGAGGTTTGGGGCGACACAGCTCCCAAGTCCGACATCTGACTCATTCTTCGTGGCCATCCTCCCAGTTACAG ATGGTTCAGACACTGTATGGCAATGGAGCCAACTCCATTTGGGAGCACAGCCTCCTGGACCCTTCCTCCTCAGTGAGTGGGAAGCGCAAAGCCAACCCCCAGGACAGAGTTCA CCCCAACAAGACAGAATTCATCAAGGCCAAATATCAGATGCTGGCGTATGTCCATCGCATGCCATGTCGGGAGGATGACAGTGTAACAGCAAAAGACCTCAGCAAG CAACTCCATTCCAGTGTTCGGACCGGAAACCTGGAGACCTGCCTAAGACTCTTATCTCTGGGAGCGCAGGCCAACTTCTTCCATCCA GAGAAAGGAAACACACCACTACACATAGCAGCGAAAGCAGGACAGATGTTACAAGCAGAGCTGTTGGCAGTTTATGGAGCTGATCCTGGGGCTCTGGACTCGAGTGGAAAGACCCCCATTGATTATGCAAG ACAAGCGGGGCATCAGGAGCTGGCAGAGAGGCTAGTGGAGATACAGTATGAACTCACTGACCGGTTAACATTTTACCTTTGCGGTAGGAGACCAG GTCACAGAAACGGGCAACACTTCATCATCCCGCAGATGGCAGACAG TCTGGATTTGTCAGAGTTTGCGAAAGCGGCAAAGAAGAAGCTCCAGTcg CTAAGTAACCATCAGTTTGAAGAACTTGCCATGGATGTTTATGATGAAGTTGACAGAAGAGAAACGGATGCAG TGTGGTTGGCCACTCAGAACCACAGCACACTTGTAACAGACACCACGGTTGTGCCTTTTCTGCCGGTCAATCCAGAGTACTCATCTACCAGAAACCAG GGTCGGCAAAAACTGGCAAGGTTTAGTGCTCACGAATTTGCCACCTTGGTTATTGATATTCTAACTGATGCTAAACGACGGCAGTGGGGTAACTCCTGCGAAAGTCCCAAAG ACAACGTGGAGCTCATCCTTCAGGGAATAGACAGTCGCCATAACAGTGAGAGCCAGGACAATGACCAGCCAGATTACGACAGTGTGGCATCAGATGAAGATCCAGTGCAGGAGGCCAGCTGCGGGGATAGCTGCAATGATCGAAGGACCAAG AGCTCTGAATCATCCGACCTCTCTGATGGACCAATCACAGTGCAGGAATTCATGGAGGTGAAGAGCGCCTTAACTGCATCAGAAGCCAAAATACAACAACTCCTTAAAGTCAACTGCCACCTCAGTGAAGAGCTGCGAATGATGCAAAGCAAG CTGAACTCCCtgcagactgaaaacacaacactgcgATGGCAGACCCCTGGTGGGCAGCAACACCTCCAGGGGCCCTTAGGTCGACACCAACCCCGCGGAGGTCGCGCCATGTCCATGTACGAGACAGGCTCAAGTCCCAGGCAGTACCCCCACAGAGTTGAATCGGCACGGCAAGAGGATGGGGTCGTTTTACAGCCCTTCCCAACCAAT ATTGGGAGGGGTCCTTTGGGAACGGCTGCTTCCTCCCTCCCTACCTTCCCCTCTTCCCTGTCCTGGTCGTGGGATGAGAGATCTCGAAGG GGCTGTAGTCTGGAAGGACAGGGTATCATGCTGGAGAATGATTATGACACCACGCCCAACCACTCTGAACTGGAGGAGACTGG CAGTCCTGTTCCAGCTTCGGATGCAGTGGAgccgggggaggagggggaggaagatgCCACCCTGCCATGCACAGAAGACGTCATCTGTAAGACAGAGCAGATCACCAAAAACATACAGGAGCTTCTGAGAGCTGCCCAGGAGACAAAACATGACAG CTTCCTGCCTTGTTCAGAAAAGATCTGCATGGCTGTGACAGAGATGGCTGCCCTGTTTCCCAAG AGGCCGTCCTCGGAGACCGTGCGGGGGTCTCTGTGTCTGCTCACTTCGAGCGCCAGCCGGCTCCACGGAGAGTGCCAGAAGGCAGCAGAACACAACCCCTGCCCATCGGACATCCAGCTGGTCACTCAGCAGGTCATCCAGTGCGCCTATGACATTGCCAAAGCTGCCAAGCAACTTGTCACTGTgacaaccaaagaaaacaacaactaa